The segment CCGTTGCCTCCAAAGCATTAATAGCTCTTATATCACTTTGATCCCCAAGGTGGACATCCCACAACTTGCCAATGACTTTAGACCCATATCTTTACTGAATACTTCAGTCAAGTTGCTCACTAAAATTTTGGCAGTCAGACTACAAAGCTCAATCACATCTTTGATTCACAAAAATCAGTATGGATTTATAAGGTCAAGAACAATCCAAGATTGTTTAGCCTGGGCTTTTGAATATATTCATCTCTGCCATCAATCTAAAAAGGAAGTAGTCATTCTCAAACTTGACTTTGAAAAAGCCTTTGACAAAATGGAACACCAAGCCATGATAAGCATCATGCAGGCTCAAGGGTTTGGTCACAAGTGGATATGTTGGATAAAAAATATTCTTGGCTATGGAACCTCAGTTGTCCTCCTTAATGGTATTCCAGGAAAAAGATTTCATTGCAAAAGAGGGGTCAAACAAGGTGACACCTTATCTCCATTGTTTTTTGTGCTAGCAGCAGACTTCTTACAGTACTGGTCAACAAGGCTAAAGATCTGGGTCTCTTGAAACTGCCCATACCGCTGGAGAGTGACACTGACTTCCCCATAATTCAGTATGCAGATGATACGCTTATCATCATGGAAGGTGAGCCAAGGCAACTCTTCTCGCTAACCGCTGGAGAGTGACACTGACTTCCCCATAATCCAGTATATAGATGATACGCTTATCATCATAGAAGGTGACCCAAGGCAACTCTTGTCGCTAAAAGCTATTCTTCATAATTTTTCAGACTCTACTGGACTCAAAGTAAACTACAGCAAGTCACTAATGCTACCAATCAACATCACAGAAGCAAGGTTAGAGCTGCTCGCAAGAACGTTTGGTTGCGCAAAAGGTACTTTGCGCTTTACGTACTTGGGTTTACCTCTGGGAACCACAAAGCCGAAGATAATAGATTACTTAGCTTTGGTAAGCAAACGTGAGAGAAGACTGGGAGGGATTTCATCTATGTTGAACCAAGCTGGTAGACTGCAAATAACCAATGTTGTTCTATCCGCACTACCGACATACTACATGTGTACTCTAGAGATCCCGAAAGCTGTGATTAAGCAAATAGACAAATTCAGAAAAAATTGTTTATGGAGAGGGAGCAATGTGAATGGAAGGGGACAACCCAAGGCAACTTGTAAGATGGTTTGTAGGGCAAAGGATGAGGGGGGTCTAGGCGTCATAAGTGTGGAAACACAGAATCAAGCACTACTAATGAAGAATTTGGACAAGTTTTTCAACAGGAAAGATGTCCCATGGGTAAACTTGGTTTGGGAAAAACATTACAAAAATGGCAAGTTACCTGGGCAAGTTAAAAAAGGATCTTTCCGGTGGAGGGGTGTCTTAAAACTAATTCAAAAATTCAAAGAGTATGCCCAGGTTCAAGTATGAAATGGAAAGACCTGCCTATACTTGGAAGACAAATGGTCCTCGCATCCACTCATAGAAACTTTTCCTCAAGCACACTCCTTTGCAAAGAATAAACTTGCTACCGTTCATGCAGCCTTTGCACAAGAAGATTTCAATGAACTTTTCAACCTACCTCTACCTGAAGTAGCTTATCAACAGGTTGTTAGCATCCAACAGAGAATGAACAACTTGACGCATCCAACAGAGAATGAACAACTTGACTCTGGATGAACAACTCTGTGACACATGGTCTTACTTTGGAAGAAACGCACAATTCAGATATGAAGGATTTCACAAGAAACTAATGGGCCATCAAACAGTAGACCCAGCCATCAAATGGATCTGGAACTCCTCTTGTCAACCTAAACATAAGGTTTTTGGCTGGCTGCTCCTAAATGACAAACTAAGTACTAGAAACAttctcagaaggaagaaaatgaCTCTTGACTCATACAGTTGTGAAATCTGCCTTACTGGGGAAGAAGAAACTGCACAACACCTTTTCTGGGGCTGCCTTTTTGCCCAACAATGTGGATTTGCTTTATAGCTAGGTTACTTGGCTTTTGTCTAGGTGCACAACAGAGAATTTGTATACATAAAAAaagtaatttatttattttatacatCAAAAAATTGCATCAGCCTCAGGCCATATGGCAGCGTCACTCAAAACTATCCTAAATGTGTAACAgagttaaaaaaaataaatgatgTAAGATTGAGTAGTGTCTTGTTTGAAGTTCATGAAAGTTCAGGGATGTAAAGTAGACTTATTTTCGATATAATATAGGGGAATATCATTTCCAATGCAAAGAAAGGTGTTATTTAAACTTCGGTAAATAGTAGCCGATACCTTGATTTTTAAAATTGTTTGTCTAAAGAATTCTTCTACATGATTTTTGTTTGGGAAACAGCTTATAGAATACCTAAAAAACATCTCCCATCCCATGAACGTTTGATATGCCTTGTGCAAAATGCCTCTACATGGGATATGTGTTCCAGTGATTTGCATGTTCATGAGGGCGAAGTGATATATGTCATAATACCGAGTGAAAACAGGAAATTATTTGAAATTGTTGGGGCAGCATGCCTTCCATGACTTTCTATGTTTCTACCTCCCAGTTTACATGTTCTACATATAAACTAGTTTTGCATTTTATTGGTTTCCTTCAATTCTCATATTCTTTTCTTATCCTAAATTAGCTGCATTCATTTTATGTATTTCTTATTCAAAAAAAGGGtctaggtaggtgtaaatatatACACGATAACAAATGATATGAAGGCGGTACATACCCAGTTTAAAGTCTTGGCATGCTTTGAAGCCCACCGTAATTGCCAAATCACTGACTCGCCAGTTATGTGATCATTCAATGTGAAGTCTGTGTCTTTATGAAACAACAAAGAGGCAACAATTTTAGGATTGCACATCCGGACAGCTTGATGCAGAGCAGTTCGTCCGTCTTTATTATTTCGCATGTTGATGAGTTTACGAAGTTGTGGTGTCCTTAGGATAAATTCCACAAACTCTGTCTGACCTTCCTTTACAGCTTCGTGAAGGCATGTCCAACCATTTCTGTCGCAATAGGGAGCATCTGGACAGTGGTTGAGAAGCTCTTGAGCAACATCAACATGACCTCGATATGCAGCAGCAACAAGAAGAGGGCTCAGATTACCAgcatcatcatagcattcatacccTAAAAAAACATCATGTTCCAACAACACACGGAGCACGTCTATCTTGTCCCAAATTACCGTCATCAGGACTGGGGTCTTCTTGTCTCTGGTTCGTTCTTTCACTAGCCAAGGACGTccctccaaaatttttttagccATAACTGAAAACAAATTGAGGCAGCAATTTGCTTGTCAACAAACTAACCAAAGGAGAATGGCGAATTATATTAGTCACATATTAAAGAATCTTTCCTGTACAAAATTAAAGAATAGATTGTGCTGTAAAAATAATGTTGCCAGTTTTTTCTGAAATAATGAatggataaataaataaatactacTGCACGCAATTTAGTTCATAGTCCATATAATTCTAACCTGCATTTCCATTTCTCACAGTAGCATGCAAGGCATTGTGGCCGTATGTTCCAACATGGCTAGATCCAGGAATTTCCAACAGTTTCTCAGAAACATCTGTAAAATCTCTCATTACCGCTATGAACATTGGTGACTCACTGTATTTGTTCACAGCTTTTGACAGGGCAGGCTCTTTTTCTATCAATTCCAGTGCAAGGTCCTTGTGACCGCTATGAATAGCATGGTGCAGTGCATTACAACCATTCTTGTCTTGTTGCAAGATTGCTTCACTGAACCCTAGTGTGCAGCAGCATTCAAGTAGAGTAGAGGCCAAAGACATGTGGCCATTTGTCATGGCAGTGAGCATTGGTGTCTCACCATCCATGTTTGTGACAGTGAGAAGAGAATTGTTTAGCGTCAGCACATCCTTGCAAAACCCCTCATGGCCATGGATGGAGGAGATGTGGAGGCAGGTGTTCCCTTGAGGAGTTGTTCCAAGCAGCAGGCTTGGATCCTGTGCAGCCATCTCCTTCATTGATGTGGCACTGCCAACCATGGCTGCCTCCAGGAGCCGCCTCTCCATCTGAGCTCCTGGCAAACTAGCTGTAGCTATACTGGCTGACATCCATATATTAAAACaaaatgagaaaaaaaaacatagttTTTACAAATGATCCACAGTCTTGCATACATATTACAAGTCTTATTCTCTTCTTCTAATTTATGCAGTCTATCAAAACAACTAAGACTAAATTGAAGCTAATATAAGCATAAAAATGATTTGGACACTGTCAACAATGATTTATCACTTCGTAAACTGGCATTTTTCAAATGTCTGACATGCATCTTGCAGGAGGCTCCTTATTCTCTTAGCTGCTAAAATATGCATGGAAGATGATTTATTGACTGCAGGGAAAACACTCTAAATTACATATTTACAGTATAAATAGTGTCAACTACATAGGAAAAAACCTAAAATAAAGATAATTTATTTAACCTACTTCTGTTAATTTTTTAATAAGAACATGAAAAATATTAACAGAAATAGGCAAAGCTTCCACATATAGACCTGTTCATATCAAGGAAATTAAAAAGGCTATTTCTGACATCACAATCAACAAGGCTGCTTGACCTGATGGTTTCCCCATGAAAGTTGACCAAGAATTTTGGGAGATTGTTTGCATAGATTGGTTTTCCCTATTAGAGGTCTTGTGTGATAATAATCTAGAAGATCGTAGCAAACTGAACTATGGGGTGGTTAATTTAAGCTGATACCTAAAGAAACTGAAGATCCCATCAGAATTACTCAATTTGGA is part of the Sorghum bicolor cultivar BTx623 chromosome 10, Sorghum_bicolor_NCBIv3, whole genome shotgun sequence genome and harbors:
- the LOC8062093 gene encoding ankyrin repeat-containing protein At5g02620 isoform X2, which translates into the protein MERRLLEAAMVGSATSMKEMAAQDPSLLLGTTPQGNTCLHISSIHGHEGFCKDVLTLNNSLLTVTNMDGETPMLTAMTNGHMSLASTLLECCCTLGFSEAILQQDKNGCNALHHAIHSGHKDLALELIEKEPALSKAVNKYSESPMFIAVMRDFTDVSEKLLEIPGSSHVGTYGHNALHATVRNGNAVMAKKILEGRPWLVKERTRDKKTPVLMTVIWDKIDVLRVLLEHDVFLGYECYDDAGNLSPLLVAAAYRGHVDVAQELLNHCPDAPYCDRNGWTCLHEAVKEGQTEFVEFILRTPQLRKLINMRNNKDGRTALHQAVRMCNPKIVASLLFHKDTDFTLNDHITGESVIWQLRWASKHAKTLNWTTFNQKLQRRNLAWLPHRSTGQYWLGSRDETMTFNIFSLNLWRRKTTRKGEWVLLYSQATQNVIMQTTTEGCVCFVVQYTTADSAFA
- the LOC8062093 gene encoding ankyrin repeat-containing protein At5g02620 isoform X3, whose amino-acid sequence is MERRLLEAAMVGSATSMKEMAAQDPSLLLGTTPQGNTCLHISSIHGHEGFCKDVLTLNNSLLTVTNMDGETPMLTAMTNGHMSLASTLLECCCTLGFSEAILQQDKNGCNALHHAIHSGHKDLALELIEKEPALSKAVNKYSESPMFIAVMRDFTDVSEKLLEIPGSSHVGTYGHNALHATVRNGNAVMAKKILEGRPWLVKERTRDKKTPVLMTVIWDKIDVLRVLLEHDVFLGYECYDDAGNLSPLLVAAAYRGHVDVAQELLNHCPDAPYCDRNGWTCLHEAVKEGQTEFVEFILRTPQLRKLINMRNNKDGRTALHQAVRMCNPKIVASLLFHKDTDFTLNDHITGESVIWQLRWASKHAKTLNWSLIPCFNIG
- the LOC8062093 gene encoding ankyrin repeat-containing protein At5g02620 isoform X1: MERRLLEAAMVGSATSMKEMAAQDPSLLLGTTPQGNTCLHISSIHGHEGFCKDVLTLNNSLLTVTNMDGETPMLTAMTNGHMSLASTLLECCCTLGFSEAILQQDKNGCNALHHAIHSGHKDLALELIEKEPALSKAVNKYSESPMFIAVMRDFTDVSEKLLEIPGSSHVGTYGHNALHATVRNGNAVMAKKILEGRPWLVKERTRDKKTPVLMTVIWDKIDVLRVLLEHDVFLGYECYDDAGNLSPLLVAAAYRGHVDVAQELLNHCPDAPYCDRNGWTCLHEAVKEGQTEFVEFILRTPQLRKLINMRNNKDGRTALHQAVRMCNPKIVASLLFHKDTDFTLNDHITGESVIWQLRWASKHAKTLNWTTFNQKLQRRNLAWLPHRSTGQYWLGSRDETMTFNIFSLNLWRRKTTRKGEWVLLYSQATQNVIMQTTTEGCPIHYGRQRLCLAPGYLPSAIHRTLGKGHLCLAQGPRQRQRSTKISLPRVVPSANGDARQRTSLPSAKRWAKARSWQRTSFPSAKRSAKACTRQRDSTGNMGYLPSPFAERPPLGARQRHLFA